One window of the Epinephelus moara isolate mb chromosome 22, YSFRI_EMoa_1.0, whole genome shotgun sequence genome contains the following:
- the si:dkey-154b15.1 gene encoding RNA-binding protein 43, with amino-acid sequence MEKKGSMIEVLGVPDVAPAEKTCAQLQLYFLKTRHGGGDVERVVYPCYQPGQAFIIFKKPEIAARVLQRSPHVLEMNNQKYHLTVKAPEHTEVDLPVEATVNLSTFPDEAEVRRILRSHGFELTDLSGDQVRVKGSFLKLKAVKASLEQILQSQTKTDIRPVPAVSSGAISKHYNSNSSMSNGGRGRDKPPHASPSSPTTSSSWTPFKHLTLRGSLRSGRESFVVDADVFSYADRLRKRDIDTILVSHAVRMDVREVGDSCNITLLGNGSRKAVGKLQSLLNDLNKSLRRQEVPLKQVDHDGQALLERIRKDKNVYNLVLVCQKNDQLHLIGPSGESYELQQRLLGRTADQSGRTGRTSYRSSSRRSSSLPPLSRKYTERDSGANANLSPAGAASYSLPHYQDDKQKAAEPKRAFGRGGWKRRSHSETHDKTRAEGVKEQETESRRPPPRSAKKFFMELPYFKDIKKKFKNMKK; translated from the exons ATGGAGAAAAAGGGAAGTATGATTGAGGTTTTGGGCGTGCCAGATGTTGCACCGGCTGAGAAGACATGTGCTCAACTGCAACTGTATTTCCTCAAAACcagacatggaggaggagatgTGGAGAGGGTGGTGTACCCCTGCTATCAGCCCGGGCAGGCTTTCATCATATTTAAGAAGCCAGAGA TTGCTGCTCGAGTATTGCAAAGGAGCCCCCATGTGTTGGAAATGAATAATCAAAAATACCATCTGACAGTGAAAGCACCTGAGCATACTGAG GTGGATTTACCAGTGGAGGCGACAGTAAATTTAAGTACTTTCCCCGATGAGGCAGAGGTGCGAAGAATCCTCAGGTCACATGGCTTTGAGTTGACAGATCTGAGCGGCGATCAGGTGCGTGTCAAGGGGTCGTTTTTGAAACTGAAGGCTGTGAAGGCGTCTTTGGAGCAAATTCTTCAATCGCAAACTAAGACGGACATCAGGCCCGTCCCAGCGGTTTCATCTGGAGCCATTTCCAAACACTACAACAGTAACAGCTCGATGTCAAATGGTGGCAGAGGCCGAGACAAACCTCCGCATGCCTCTCCATCTTCACCCACCACCTCCTCATCTTGGACGCCCTTCAAACATCTAACCCTGCGTGGCTCACTCAGGTCTGGAAGGGAGTCCTTTGTCGTTGATGCAGATGTGTTTAGCTATGCAGACCGGCTCAGGAAAAGAGACATTGACACAATCCTGGTCAGCCATGCTGTTAGAATGGATGTGCGTGAAGTTGGTGACAGCTGCAACATCACTTTACTGGGGAATGGCTCGAGGAAAGCTGTGGGTAAACTTCAGAGCCTCCTGAATGATCTCAACAAGTCGCTGCGCAGACAGGAAGTTCCTCTGAAGCAAGTGGATCATGATGGCCAGGCTCTTTTGGAGAGAATTCGGAAAGACAAAAACGTGTACAATTTAGTGCTGGTATGTCAGAAGAATGATCAACTTCACCTGATCGGACCATCTGGTGAGAGCTACGAATTACAGCAGAGGCTGTTAGGGAGGACGGCTGACCAGTCGGGACGTACAGGAAGGACATCGTACAGAAGCTCCAGTAGGAGGAGCAGCTCTCTGCCACCACTCAGTCGCAAGTACACAGAAAGAGATAGTGGTGCCAATGCTAATCTATCTCCTGCAGGAGCTGCTAGTTACTCTCTGCCACACTACCAAGATGATAAACAGAAAGCTGCTGAGCCCAAGCGGGCTTTTGGTCGAGGAGGTTGGAAGAGAAGAAGCCACTCTGAGACCCACGACAAAACCCGGGCAGAAGGGGTTAAAGAGCAAGAGACAGAAAGCAGACGTCCACCTCCTAGATCAGCCAAGAAATTCTTCATGGAATTACCATATTTCAAAGATATaaagaaaaagtttaaaaatatgaaaaaatga